One window of Camelina sativa cultivar DH55 chromosome 4, Cs, whole genome shotgun sequence genomic DNA carries:
- the LOC104784179 gene encoding glutathione S-transferase T2-like, whose amino-acid sequence MDSNDSMNPYHPSSSYMNLLHSQIDNQNLEYTPLDSPISEISSEPPSPQENCKSRKAWLPTDDIMLVSAWLNTSKDPVTSNEQIRGAFWGRITDYFHSCPDAVGRPKREASHCKQRWGRINDLVCKFVGCYEPATREKSSGQNEDDVIFKGNGVKRGRVSINGSEQDAHQPIDVDESLPRPPGVKAAKGKSKKSSNTQPIDVEEDGKAYLEFQLERVSRMYEMKQKDFELKEREFAMQKEHIKHVMLDNLIAKKDSLTE is encoded by the exons ATGGATTCAAATGACTCCATGAATCCATATCATCCCTCCTCTAGCTATATGAACCTGTTGCACAGTCAAATTGATAACCAAAACCTTGAATACACTCCTCTTGATAGTCCAATTTCTGAAATTTCATCTGAACCTCCATCCCCTCAAGAAAACTGCAAGTCAAGAAAAGCATGGTTACCAACAGATGATATCATGTTGGTAAGCGCTTGGCTCAATACTAGCAAGGATCCGGTCACTTCCAATGAGCAAATACGTGGAGCCTTTTGGGGGAGGATAACCGATTACTTTCACTCCTGTCCGGATGCTGTTGGTCGACCCAAGAGAGAGGCGAGTCACTGTAAGCAGAGGTGGGGGAGGATAAACGACTTGGTGTGCAAGTTTGTTGGCTGTTACGAGCCTGCGACTAGGGAGAAGTCTAGTGGAcagaatgaagatgatgtgatTTT TAAAGGTAATGGAGTGAAAAGGGGAAGAGTGAGTATTAATGGGTCTGAACAGGATGCACACCAACCGATTGATGTGGATGAATCATTGCCCCGTCCTCCTGGTGTTAAGGCTGCCAAGGGGAAGTCCAAAAAATCCTCTAACACCCAACCGAttgatgtggaggaagatggGAAAGCTTACTTGGAGTTTCAGTTGGAGCGTGTGTCGAGGATGTATGAGATGAAGCAGAAGGACTTCGAGTTGAAAGAGAGGGAGTTTGCTATGCAGAAGGAGCATATCAAGCATGTGATGCTTGATAATCTGATTGCTAAAAAGGATTCACTAACTGAATAA
- the LOC104781869 gene encoding homeobox-leucine zipper protein ATHB-14, which yields MMMVHTMNRESPDNGLDSGKYVRYTPEQVEALERVYTECPKPSSLRRQQLIRECPILSNIEPKQIKVWFQNRRCREKQRKEAARLQTVNRKLNAMNKLLMEENDRLQKQVSHLVYENGHMKHQLHTASGTTTDNSCESVVVSGQQHQQQNSNPQHLQRDANNPAGLLSIAEEALAEFLSKATGTAVDWVQMIGMKPGPDSIGIVAISRNCSGIAARACGLVSLEPMKVAEILKDRPSWLRDCRCVDTLSVIPAGNGGTIELIYTQMYAPTTLAAARDFWTLRYSTCLEDGSYVVCERSLTSATGGPTGPPSSSFVRAEMRPSGFLIRPCEGGGSILHIVDHVDLDAWSVPEVMRPLYESSKILAQKMTVAALRHVRQIAQETSGEVQYGGGRQPAVLRTFSQRLCRGFNDAVNGFVDDGWTPMGSDGAEDITVMINLSPGKFGGAQYGNSFLPSFGSGVLCAKASMLLQNVPPAVLIRFLREHRSEWADYGVDAYAAASLRASPFAVPCARAGGFPSNQVILPLAQTVEHEESLEVVRLEGHAYSPEDMGLARDMYLLQLCSGVDENVVGGCAQLVFAPIDESFADDAPLLPSGFRVIPLEHKSTPNGASANRTLDLASALEGSTRQAGEADPNGCNFRSVITIAFQFTFDNHSRDSVASMARQYVRSIVGSIQRVALAIAPRPGSSISPISVPTSPEALTLVRWISRSYSLHTGAGLFGSDSQPSGDTLLHQLWNHTDAILCCSLKTNASPVFTFANQTGLDMLETTLVALQDIMLDKTLDESGRKALCSEFPKIMQQGYAHLPAGVCASSMGRMVSYEQATVWKVLEDDESNHCLAFMFVNWSFV from the exons ATGATGATGGTCCACACGATGAACAGAGAGTCGCCTGATAATGGGTTAGATTCCGGCAAGTATGTGAGGTACACGCCGGAACAAGTGGAAGCTCTTGAGAGAGTTTACACTGAGTGCCCTAAGCCCAGCTCTCTGAGAAGACAGCAACTCATACGAGAATGTCCCATCCTCTCCAACATCGAGCCTAAACAGATCAAAGTTTGGTTTCAGAACCGCAG atGTCGAGAGAAGCAGAGGAAAGAAGCTGCTCGTCTTCAAACAGTGAACAGAAAGCTCAATGCTATGAACAAACTCTTGATGGAAGAGAATGATCGTTTGCAGAAGCAAGTTTCCCACTTGGTCTATGAGAATGGCCACATGAAACATCAACTTCACACT GCTTCTGGGACGACCACTGACAACAGCTGTGAGTCTGTGGTCGTGAGTGGTCAgcaacatcaacagcaaaactCAAATCCTCAGCATCTCCAACGAGATGCTAACAACCCAGCTGG tCTCCTTTCTATAGCAGAGGAGGCCCTTGCAGAGTTCCTTTCCAAGGCTACAGGAACTGCTGTTGACTGGGTGCAGATGATTGGGATGAAG CCTGGTCCGGATTCTATTGGCATCGTCGCTATTTCCCGCAATTGCAGTGGAATTGCAGCACGTGCCTGCGGTCTCGTGAGTTTAGAACCCATGAAG GTCGCTGAAATCCTCAAAGATCGTCCATCTTGGCTCCGTGATTGTCGATGTGTGGATACTCTGAGTGTGATACCTGCTGGAAACGGTGGGACTATCGAGCTTATATACACACAGATGTATGCTCCGACAACATTGGCAGCTGCTCGTGACTTTTGGACGCTGAGATATAGTACTTGTTTAGAAGATGGAAGCTATGTG GTTTGTGAGAGGTCTCTTACTTCTGCAACTGGTGGCCCCACTGGACCACCTTCTTCAAGCTTTGTGAGAGCTGAAATGCGACCAAGCGGTTTTCTTATCCGTCCTTGTGAGGGTGGTGGCTCTATTCTCCACATTGTTGATCATGTTGATTTGGAT GCCTGGAGTGTCCCTGAAGTCATGAGGCCTCTTTATGAATCTTCCAAGATTCTTGCTCAGAAAATGACTGTCGCT gCTCTGAGACATGTGAGACAAATTGCACAAGAGACAAGTGGAGAAGTTCAGTATGGTGGAGGGCGTCAACCTGCAGTTTTAAGAACCTTCAGTCAAAGACTTTGTCG GGGTTTCAATGATGCTGTTAATGGTTTTGTGGATGATGGATGGACGCCAATGGGTAGTGATGGCGCAGAGGATATTACTGTTATGATAAACTTGTCCCCTGGGAAGTTCGGTGGTGCTCAGTACGGTAACTCCTTCCTTCCGAGCTTTGGTAGTGGCGTGCTTTGTGCCAAGGCATCTATGTTGCTTCAG AATGTTCCTCCTGCTGTGCTGATTCGGTTCCTTAGAGAACACCGCTCTGAATGGGCTGATTATGGTGTTGATGCTTATGCTGCTGCATCGCTTAGAGCAAGTCCGTTTGCTGTTCCTTGCGCTAGAGCTGGTGGGTTCCCAAGTAATCAAGTCATTCTTCCTCTTGCGCAGACAGTTGAACATGAAGAG TCTCTTGAGGTGGTTAGACTTGAAGGTCACGCTTACTCACCTGAAGACATGGGTTTAGCTCGGGATATGTATTTGCTACAG CTTTGTAGCGGTGTTGATGAAAATGTGGTTGGAGGTTGTGCACAGCTTGTCTTTGCCCCTATAGACGAATCATTTGCTGATGATGCACCTTTGCTTCCATCTGGTTTCCGTGTCATACCTCTTGAACATAAATCAACTCCG AACGGTGCATCTGCAAACCGTACACTTGATTTAGCCTCGGCTTTAGAAGGATCCACACGTCAAGCAGGTGAAGCCGACCCAAATGGCTGTAACTTTAGGTCGGTGATAACCATAGCATTTCAGTTTACATTTGATAACCATTCAAGAGATAGTGTTGCGTCAATGGCACGTCAGTATGTGAGAAGCATAGTAGGATCGATTCAAAGGGTTGCTTTAGCCATTGCTCCTCGTCCTGGTTCCAGTATCAGTCCAATCTCTGTTCCCACTTCCCCTGAAGCTCTCACTCTGGTCCGTTGGATCTCACGGAGTTACAG cCTTCACACTGGTGCAGGTCTCTTTGGCTCTGATTCTCAACCCAGTGGTGACACGTTGCTCCATCAGCTCTGGAATCACACTGATGCAATCTTGTGCTGCTCCCTCAAAACAAAC GCTTCACCGGTTTTCACATTTGCAAACCAGACTGGTTTAGACATGCTGGAAACTACTCTTGTAGCCCTTCAAGACATAATGCTAGACAAGACCCTCGATGAGTCTGGTCGTAAAGCTCTTTGCTCTGAGTTCCCCAAGATCATGCAACAG GGCTATGCTCATCTTCCGGCTGGAGTATGTGCATCAAGCATGGGGAGGATGGTGTCTTACGAGCAGGCAACGGTGTGGAAAGTTCTAGAAGACGATGAATCAAACCACTGCTTAGCTTTCATGTTCGTGAATTGGTCGTTCGTTTGA
- the LOC104781870 gene encoding nuclear transcription factor Y subunit A-4 — MTSSVHELSDKNDSHGKQEERPDSQTRPPVPSGRSSESIDATSAYSEPVAHGLYPYPDPYYRSVFAQQPYLPHPYPGVQLQLMGMQQPGVPLQCDAVEEPVFVNAKQYHGILRRRQSRAKLEARNRAIKSKKPYMHESRHLHAIRRPRGCGGRFLNAKKKNGEHKEEEEEEASSDENTSEASSSLRSEKLAIAASAPNGRS, encoded by the exons ATGACTTCTTCAGTTCATGAGCTTTCTg ATAAGAATGATAGTCATGGGAAGCAAGAAGAACGTCCTGATTCCCAAACCCGACCACCGGTTCCTTCAGGAAGAAGTTCTGAATCTATTGATGCAACCTCTGCCTACTCAGAGCCCGTG GCACATGGGCTCTACCCGTATCCAGATCCTTACTACAGAAGCGTCTTTGCACAGCAACCGTACCTTCCACATCCCTATCCTGGG GTACAATTGCAGTTAATGGGAATGCAGCAACCAGGGGTTCCATTACAATGTGATGCAGTCGAGGAGCCTGTTTTTGTTAACGCAAAACAATACCACGGTATACTCAGGCGCAGGCAATCCCGGGCAAAACTCGAGGCACGAAATAGAGCCATCAAGTCAAAGAAG CCGTACATGCATGAATCTCGGCATTTACATGCTATAAGACGGCCAAGAGGATGTGGTGGCCGGTTTCTCAATgccaagaagaaaaatggagaacacaaggaggaagaggaggaggaggcatcCTCTGATGAGAACACTTCAGAAGCAAGTTCCAGCCTCCGGTCGGAGAAATTAGCCATTGCTGCTTCTGCTCCTAATGGTAGATCTTGA